TGAGCAGCTTCAGCGTCTCGCCCGCCTTCGCCCAGCGCACCGTCAGGCCGCCCTGGATCTTGTCCAGGTCGAACACGTGCGAGGGCTGGCCCAGCTCGAACATGACGTAGTTGGAAATGTCCACCAGCGGCGACACGGGGCGCTGACCGCAACGGGCCAGGCGCTCGACCATCCAGTCGGGCGTGGCGGCCTGTGGGTTGACCCCGCGGATGACACGACCCACAAAGCGGCCGCACAGATCGGGCGCCGCCACCTGCACCGGCACCGTGGCGTCGATGGCTGGCTGCACCGGCTGCGTGGTCGGCAGGGTCAGCGGCGCGCCCGTCAGGGCCGACACCTCACGCGCGATGCCGGCCACGCTCAGGCAATGCGCCAGGTTGGGCGTGAGCTTGAGCGTGAACAGGGTGTCGTCCAGACGCAGGTGATCGCGGATGCTCACGCCCACGGGGGCCTCATCGGCCAGAATGTGCAGGCCATTGGACTCTTCGGCAATGCCCAACTCTTTGGCCGAGCACAGCATGCCGAAGCTCTCCACCCCGCGCAGCTTGCCCTTCTTGATGACGAAGGCCTTGCCATCTGCCCCGGGGGGCAACTCGGCGCCCACCGTGGCGCAAGGCACCTTGATGCCCGGGCGCACATTGGGCGCCCCGCAGACGATCTGCAGCAACTCGCCCGTGCCAGCGTCCACCTTGCACACGTTCAGGCGGTCGGCATCGGGGTGCTTGGCCACTTCCATCACCTGGGCCACCACCACACCCGTGAAGGCAGGCGCCACAGGTTGCAGCTCTTCAACCTCCAGACCGGCCATGGTGAGCAGATCGGCCAGTTGCTGCGTGTTCAGATCAGGGTTGCAGAACGTGCGCAGCCAGGACTCGGGGAATTGCATGGAGAAGATCCTCGGGGATTCGGTTCAGTGCTTGTGACAGCTCAACTCATGGCGCCGCATCGGCGTCCAGCACCACGCGGTAGCGGGCCTTGCCGGCGCGCAGGTGGTCCAGGGCCTCGTTGATGCGGCTCATGGGGTAATGTTCGGTTTGGGGCTCGATGCCGTGGCGGGCGGCAAAGGCCAGCATGGTGTCGATGTCCTGTCGCGAGCCGGTGGGCGAACCCGACACGCTGCGCTGCCCACCGATCAGCGGGAAGGCCTCGACCTCCATGGGCTGCGGCAGGATGCCGACCAGGTGCAGGCGGCCATTGGGCGCCAGCGTGCTCATCAGCGCCTTCCAGTTCAGCATGACGTTGACGGTGACGAGCACCATGTCCAACTGACCAGCCACGGCCTTCATCGATTTGGGATCGGTGCTGGAGACCACGCGATGCGCGCCCAGTGCCATGGCCTCGTCACGCTTGGACTCGCTGGAAGTGAAGGCCGTGACCTCACAGCCCCAGGCCCGCGCGAACTTCAAGGCCAGGTGGCCCAGCCCCCCAATGCCCACCACGCCCACGCGGTGCACGGGCTTGATGTTGTGGGTGAGGAAGGGCGAAAACACCGTGATGCCACCGCACAGCAGCGGGCCGGCCTTGGCCGGGTTCAGGCCTTCGGGGATGGGGCAGGTCCACAGCCAGTGCGCCCGCACCCGATCGGCAAACCCACCATGGTGGCCCACGATGGTGGGCTGCCCGGCGCGGCACAGTTGCGGCTCGCCACCCAGGCAACTGGCGCAGGCCATGCAGCTGGCGGCCATCCAGCCCACGCCCACCTTCTGGCCCAGCTTCAGGCCCTTGGTCTGGCCGCCCAGGGCCACCACGGTACCCACCACCTCGTGCCCACCCACGATCGGGTAGGCCGAGAATCCCCACTCGTTGTCGATCAGGGACAGGTCGGAATGGCACAGGCCACAGTGCTCCACCTGAATTTCCACTTCCTCCACACCCAGAGGGCCGGGCTCAAAAGTGAACGGCGTCAGAGGCTTGGCGGCCTCGTGGGCGGCCCAGGCGCGGATGGTGGTGGCGGGGGTGGCACTGGTGGTGGTCATGCGGGCATCCTCAGTTGAATTGCTGCAAGAAACGCAGGTCGCCTTCGTAGAACAAACGAAGGTCGTTCACACCATAGCGCAACATGGTCAGGCGGTCCGGGCCCAGGCCAAATGCAAAGCCGATGTAGTGCTCCGGGTCCAGCCCAAAGTTGCGCACCACATTCGGGTGCACCTGGCCGGCACCGCCCACTTCCAGCCACCGGCCCTTCAAGGGGCCCGATGAAAAGGCAATGTCCACCTCAGCCGACGGTTCGGTGAAGGGGAAGAACGAGGGGCGGAAGCGGATGTCCAGCTCGTCGGTCTCGAAGAAGGTGCTGAAGAAATCGCCCAGCACCGCCTTGAGGTCGGTGAAGCTGACGCTCTCGCCAATCCACAGGCCTTCGCACTGATGGAACATGGGCGAGTGCGTGGCATCGCTGTCCACCCGGTAGGTGCGCCCTGGTGCGATCACTCGGATCTCGGGCATGCGCTCGCCGCGCGCCAGGGCCTCGGCATGGTCGCGCACGTGCTGCATGGCGTAACGCACCTGCATCGGGCTGGTGTGCGTGCGCAGCAGGTGACCGCCTTCCACGTAGAAGGTGTCGTGCATGGAGCGCGCCGGGTGGTCTTCAGGCGTGTTCAGCGCGGTGAAGTTGTGCCAGTCGGTCTCGATCTCCGGGCCGTCAGCCACGGCAAAGCCCATGGAGCCAAAAATGGCCTCCAGGCGCTCAATGCTGAGCGAGACAGGGTGCAAACCGCCCTCGCCTCGGCGGCGCCCCGGCAAGGTCACGTCCAGTCGCTCGGCCTGCAGTTGCTGGGCCAGCTCGGCATCGGCCAGGGCTTGACGCCGGGCGTTCAGCAAGGCCTCGACCTGCTGCTTGGCCTGGTTGATGGCCGCGCCGCGGGTTTTCTTGTCCTCAGGGCTGAGGGCGGCCATACCCTTGAGCAGCTCGGTCAGGCTGCCGGACTTGCCCAGAAAGCGGGCCTTGGCGTTTTCCAGGTCGGCCGGGGTGGCGGCTTCAGCGAAGGCGGCCTGGGCCGATTGCACCAGTTGATCGAGGTCGTTCATGGATTCGTGTCGAAAAAAAAGGCCAACCGTGGGGTTGGCCTTTGGATCACCGGCCACCGGGTTGCCCACGGTGACGGCCGGTGCAGCATCTTGCTGTCTGCTGATCGTTCTGGCTGCCCGTTCAGGCGGCCAGTTGAGCCTTGGCCTTTTCCACGATGCTGGCAAATGCAGCGGGATCGTTGACGGCCAGATCAGCCAGGACCTTGCGGTCGATTTCGATCTGAGCCTTCTTGATGCCAGCCATGAAGCGGCTGTAGGTCAGGCCCAGCGAACGGCTGGCGGCGTTGATACGAGCGATCCACAGACGGCGGAACTCGCGCTTCTTGGCGCGACGGTCACGGTAGGCATATTGACCTGCCTTCATGACCGCCTGTTTGGCGATGCGGTAGACGTTCTTGCGACGACCACGGAAACCCTTGGCCAGGGCGAGAACTTTCTTGTGACGAGCGCGGGCTGTTACACCACGTTTGACGCGAGGCATGAGTGACTCCTTCGGCGTTGACTATCTGGACAAAAAGACGACGTGCTCAGCCGATCACAGGCCGGCAAACGGCAGCATCTGAGCCATGTGGCCCATGTTGCTGTCATGCACGTTCACAGCACCACGCAGGTGACGCTTGTTCTTCGTGGTCTTCTTGGTCAGGATGTGACGCTTGAAGGCTTGACCGCGCTTGACGGTACCACCTGGACGCACACGGAAACGCTTGGCAGCGCTCTTCTTGGTCTTCATCTTGGGCATGTTGATGCTCCTTATGGTTTGTTCCTACCAGGCGCCCGAAATACCACTTCCGGGTCTTGATGGCCTGCAGGCACTTGGATCCCGGATGGGGCGACCAAACCCCACCAGGGTGATGGCCCCGGTTGCCCGGCGCCATGTTCACAAAATCACTTCTTCTTCTTCGGGCCGAGCACCATGATCATCTGGCGCCCTTCCAGCTTGGGCATGTTCTCGACCACCGAGACATCCGTCAGGTCATCGCGCACACGCTCAAGCAGGCGCATGCCCAATTCCTGGTGCGTGATCTCGCGACCACGGAACCGCAGCGTCACCTTGCCCTTGTCGCCTTCTTCCAGGAAGCGCCGCAGGTTGCGCAGCTTGATCTGGTAGTCGCCCTCGTCCGTACCTGGGCGGAATTTGATTTCCTTGACCTCGATGACCTTTTGCTTCTGCTTGGCATCGTGGGCCTTCTTTTGTTCCTGGTACTTGAACTTGCCGTAGTCCATCAGGCGGCAGACCGGCGGATCGGCCTGGGCCGAGATTTCGACCAGATCCACGTCGGCCTCGCCAGCCATGCGCAAGGCTTCCTGGATGCTGACGATGCCCAGCGGTTCGTTCTCAGGCCCGTTCAGACGGACTTCGGGTGCGGTGATTTCGCGGTTCAGCCGGTGCTTGCGTTCGTCGTTGCGCGTCCGGCGGTCGAAAAAGTTAGCGATGTCGAATTCCTCAGGCCACGGGCTTTTGCCCGAACCGGTTAACCAAGTTCACACGCGCCCAACGCGAAGGGGCGCCTCGTCCATTCCTGCCGGACAAAGCGCGGCCCCTCAGGCCTTGCTGGCGATGTCTTGAGAGATCTTCAGGGAGAAGTCGTCGAGTGACATCACACCGAGGTTCTGATTGCCCCGGGCGCGCACGGCGATGGTGCCGTCAGCCTTCTCCTTGTCACCGACAACGATGAAGTACGGCACCTTCTGCAATGCATGTTCGCGGATTTTATACGTGATTTTTTCGTTGCGCAAATCCAACTGAACCCTAAGTCCTTGTTTCTGCAACGTTTTGGCAATCTCTTGCGCGTAATCGGCCTGCGCATCGGTGATGTTGAGCACCACAGCCTGCACCGGCGACAGCCAAACCGGCAAGGCGCCGGCGTGCTGCTCGATCAAAATGCCGATGAAACGCTCCAGCGAACCCAGGATGGCGCGGTGCAGCATCACCGGGTGCTTGCGATCGCTGGATTCGGTCACGTACTCGGCGCCCAGGCGCTCAGGCATCGAGAAGTCAACCTGGATGGTGCCGCACTGCCAGTGGCGGCCCAGCGCGTCCTTCAGCGTGTACTCGATCTTGGGGCCATAGAAGGCACCATCGCCTGGGGCGATGGTGAACTCGCTGTTCGTGGCTCGCAGGGATTCCATCAAGGCGTTCTCGGCCTTGTCCCACACCTCGTCGGAGCCGATGCGCTTCTCGGGCCGCGTGGCCACCTTGTAGATGATGTCGGTGAAGCCGAAGTCGGCATACACCTTCTGCAGCAGGGCCGTGAAGTCCACGCACTCCTGCAGGATCTGGTCTTCGGTGCAGAAGACGTGGCCGTCGTCCTGCGTGAAGCCGCGCACGCGCATGATGCCGTGCAGGCCGCCCGTGGGCTCGTTGCGGTGGCACTGACCGAACTCGCCGTAGCGGATGGGCAGGTCGCGGTAGCTCTTGATGCCTTGATTAAAGATCAGGATGTGGCCGGGACAGTTCATCGGCTTGAGCGCGTAATCGCGCTTTTCCGACTCGGTGGTGAACATGTTCTCGCGGTACTTGTCCCAGTGGCCGGTCTTCTCCCAAAGCGTCTTGTCGATGATCTGCGGGCCCTTGACCTCCTGGTAACCGTTGTCGCGATACACCTGGCGCATGTACTGCTCCACCGCTTGCCACACCGTCCAGCCCTTGGGGTGCCAGAACACGACGCCAGGGGCGTGCTCGTCGATGTGGAACAGGTCAAGTTCGCGGCCCAGCTTGCGGTGGTCACGCTTCTCGGCCTCTTCCAGGCGGGTCAGGTACAGCTGCAGGTCGTCCTTGCTGGTCCAGGCGGTGCCGTACACGCGCTGCAATTGCTCGTTGCGGTGGTCGCCGCGCCAGTAGGCACCGGCCACCTTCATCAACTTGAAGTGCTTGAGCTTGCCGGTGCTGGGCACGTGCGGGCCGCGGCACAGGTCGGTGAAGGCGCCTTCGCTGTAGAGCGACACGTCCTGGTCGGCCGGGATGCTCTCGATGATCTCGGCCTTGTAGTGCTCGCCCAGGCTTTTGAAGTACGCCACAGCCTCATCGCGCGGCAGCACCTTGCGCTCGACCTTCTCATCCTTCTTGGCCAGCTCGCCCATCTTCTTCTCGATGGCTTCGAGGTCTTCGGGCGTGAAGGGGCGCTTGTAGGCGAAATCGTAATAGAAGCCGTCTTCGATGGTCGGGCCGATGGTGACCTGCGCCTCGGGGAAGAGCTCCTTGACCGCATAAGCCAGCAGGTGCGCGGTGGAGTGACGGATGATGTCCAGGCCGTCAGCGTCCTTGTCGGTGACGATAGCCAACTGCGTGTCACCGTCGATGCGGTAGGAGGTGTCGACCAGGCGGGCGGCGTCGCCCTGCCCCACCCGGCCGGCCAGCGCGGCCTTGGCCAGGCCGGTGCCAATGGAAGCAGCGACTTCGGCCACGGTAACCGGTTGAGGAAATTCTCGCTTCGAGCCGTCGGGCAGTTGGATGGAGATCATGGGTGCTCAGCGTTGTGTTGATGGCAATAAAAAAGCGCGGTGGGCGCCGCGCTTTCTCAGGAAGACAAGATGCGAAAGCAGCGGCCAGCCGACTAGACCTCGGACGAGGTGAGCGTGGTGGTCGAAGTTCGCGGTGTCATAACCGAGCGTGCCTTTCTACGTTCCTTACCAGCGAGCCCATGAAGGGCGAACAATGGACTGAAATTATAAGGCCTGCAATGAAAACGGCGCCCGCAGGCGCCGTCTTTGTTCAAGCCGGTCAGGCAACGGGCCTTGCGGCCCGCGCAGATCAGTGGAACTGTTCTTCTTCGGTCGAGCCGGTCAGGGCCTTCACGGAAGACGAACCACCTTGGATCACGGTGGTCACGTCGTCGAAATAGCCTGCGCCCACTTCTTGTTGGTGCGACACGAAGGTGTAACCCTTTTCGCGAGCAGCGAATTCGGGCTCTTGCACCATGTTGACGTAGTGCTTCATGCCTTCGCCGCGGGCGTAAGCGTGGGCGAACTGGAACGTGTTGTACCAGTTGACGTGGATACCAGCCAGGGTGATGAACTGGTACTTGTAGCCCAGCGCCGACAGGTCTTCCTGGAAGGAGGCGATCTGCGAGTCGTTGAGGTTCTTCTTCCAGTTGAAGGAAGGCGAGCAGTTGTACGACAGCAGCTTGCCGGGGCAGGCAGCGTGCACGGCTTGGGCGAATTCACGGGCGAAGCCGATGTCAGGCACGCCGGTTTCACACCACACCAGGTCAGCGTAGGGGGCGTAAGCCACGCCACGGCTGATGGCCTGCTCCAGGCCGTTCTTCACGCGGTAGAAGCCTTCTTGGGTGCGCTCACCGGTGATGAAGGGCTTGTCGTTGTCGTCGCAGTCGCTGGTCAGCAGGTTGGCTGCTTCAGCGTCGGTGCGGGCCAGAACGATGGTGGGCACGCCCATCACGTCGGCAGCGAAACGAGCAGCGATCAGCTTCTCGATGGCTTCACGGGTGGGAACCAGCACCTTGCCGCCCATGTGACCGCACTTCTTCACAGCGGCCAGCTGGTCTTCGAAGTGCACGCCGGCCGCGCCAGCGGCGATCATGTTCTTCATCAGTTCGAAGGCGTTCAGAACGCCACCGAAACCGGCTTCAGCGTCAGCAACGATGGGCAGGAAGTAGTCCACAAAACCTTCGTCACCGGGGTTGACGCCGCGGCCCCACTGAATTTCGTCAGCGCGCTTGAAGGTGTTGTTGATGCGGCGAACCATGGTGGGCACCGAGTCGTACGCGTACAGCGACTGGTCGGGGTACATGGTCTCAGACGTGTTGCCGTCGGCAGCAACCTGCCAGCCCGACAGGTACACGGCCTCCAGGCCAGCCTTGGCCTGTTGCATGGCTTGACCGGCGGTGATGGCGCCGAAAGCGTTCACGTAGCCCTTCTTGGCACCGCCGTTGACCTTTTCCCACAGCTTTTCAGCGCCGCGCTTGGCCAGGGTGTACTCAGGCTGCAGGCTGCCGCGCAGGCGAACCACGTCAGCGGCAGAGTAGCCGCGCTTGACGAGCTTCCAACGGGGGTTTTCGGCCCAGTCTTTTTCCAGGGCAGCGATTTGCTGTTCACGGGTGAGTTGAGTCATGACGATCTCCGGGGGTTGGTGGGAGGTGCTAGAAAACCCGCAATTGTAGTCACAACTGAGGCGAACAGCAAAGACTTATGTCTTATATAAGACACCCACCAAATCGGTGGTTTCAGCCGTGATGGACACGAGTCCCTCCACTTGGCCCAAAATCGGGCCATGCTTAGCCCAGCCACCCAACGCCCCCTGTCCGTCCGCTCTGCCGCCTGGCTGACCGCCCTCTTGATGAGCGTGGCCGGTCACGCCAGCGGAAAAAGCTTTTATGAAGACGCGCTCCAGCGCTACGAGAACAAGGACTACGACGGCGCCATCATTCAGCTGAAAAACGCCCTGCAGAAAGAGCCCAATCAACTGGCGATCCAGTTCCAGATGGGGCTGGCCTTGCAGCAGACCGGCGATGCCGTGGGCGCAGAAGAAGCCTTGAGCGAGGCGTTGCGCCTGGGCATCAGCCGATCGGAAGTCGTGGTGCCCCTGGCGCAGACCTTGGTAGACCAAGGCCGACAGCGTGAAATGCTGGCCCACCCGCAACTCCAGCCCTCGGGATTGCCCGACAGGGTCACCCAGGAGTTGTTGCTGGTGCGCGCCAGGGCCTGGATGGACATGGGCTCGGCCCGCGAAGCACTGTCTTCCATCCAGCAAGCCCGAGCCATCGACCCCAGACAGGCTGAGAGCTGGCTCACGGAAGTACCTTTGCGCATCCGCAATGGGCAGTTTGATCTGGCCATGCAGGCGGCGAACCGGGCACTCGAATTGTCCCCCGGGGATGCCGAAGCCTACTATGTTCGCGGCTCCGTGCACCACAGCGAAGGCCGCCTGGGACCGGCCATGGCCGACTACGAGCAGGCCCTCACCCTGGAGCGCGGCCACCGCGAGGCCCTGGTGGCCAAAGCGGGCCTGCAGATTGACAAAAAAGACTGGGCCGCCGCCCAAGAGACGCTGGCCCGGCTGAAAGAAAGCTCCCCCCGGGAGCCCAGAGGGGCTTACCTCAGGGCCTTGCTGGCACAGCAACAGGGCCGCACCGATGAAGCCCGCGCGGCGCTGCAGGAAATCACCAGGCTCGTAGACCCTGTGCCGGTGAATTTCCTGCGCTTTCGTCCTCAGACGCTGATGCTCAATGGCCTGGCGCACCACGGCCTGGGACAGTGGGCCAAGGCACGGCAGTACCTGGAAGCGGTGCTGAAGATTCAACCTGGCAGTCCCGCCGTGCGGGTGGTGGCCGGGATTCACCTGAAGGAGCGCAACCCGGCTGCGGCCGTCCCGCTGCTGGAAGCCTATTTGCGCGCGCACCCGGACGACGGCATGGCGCTGACCTTGTTGGCGGCCGCCAACCTGGCCCAAGGCAAGTCGGCACGCGCCAGCCGCCTGCTGCAGGAGGCCTTGACCAAGGAAGATCGCCCGGAGTACCGCACCGCCCTGGGTCTGAGCTTCTTGCAAAGCGGTCAGCAGGCCGAAGCCATGAGCGAGCTTGAGAACGCCTGGCGCCGAGATCCCAAGCAATTGCAGGCGGGCATGGCGCTGGCCAACCTGTACTCCCGGCAAGGGCAGCACAAAGAGGCACTCAAGGTCAGCAAGGAGTTGGTCAAACGCCACCCCGAACA
This genomic window from Aquabacterium sp. A3 contains:
- the ahr gene encoding NADPH-dependent aldehyde reductase Ahr, coding for MTTTSATPATTIRAWAAHEAAKPLTPFTFEPGPLGVEEVEIQVEHCGLCHSDLSLIDNEWGFSAYPIVGGHEVVGTVVALGGQTKGLKLGQKVGVGWMAASCMACASCLGGEPQLCRAGQPTIVGHHGGFADRVRAHWLWTCPIPEGLNPAKAGPLLCGGITVFSPFLTHNIKPVHRVGVVGIGGLGHLALKFARAWGCEVTAFTSSESKRDEAMALGAHRVVSSTDPKSMKAVAGQLDMVLVTVNVMLNWKALMSTLAPNGRLHLVGILPQPMEVEAFPLIGGQRSVSGSPTGSRQDIDTMLAFAARHGIEPQTEHYPMSRINEALDHLRAGKARYRVVLDADAAP
- a CDS encoding phenylalanine--tRNA ligase subunit alpha, whose product is MNDLDQLVQSAQAAFAEAATPADLENAKARFLGKSGSLTELLKGMAALSPEDKKTRGAAINQAKQQVEALLNARRQALADAELAQQLQAERLDVTLPGRRRGEGGLHPVSLSIERLEAIFGSMGFAVADGPEIETDWHNFTALNTPEDHPARSMHDTFYVEGGHLLRTHTSPMQVRYAMQHVRDHAEALARGERMPEIRVIAPGRTYRVDSDATHSPMFHQCEGLWIGESVSFTDLKAVLGDFFSTFFETDELDIRFRPSFFPFTEPSAEVDIAFSSGPLKGRWLEVGGAGQVHPNVVRNFGLDPEHYIGFAFGLGPDRLTMLRYGVNDLRLFYEGDLRFLQQFN
- the rplT gene encoding 50S ribosomal protein L20; amino-acid sequence: MPRVKRGVTARARHKKVLALAKGFRGRRKNVYRIAKQAVMKAGQYAYRDRRAKKREFRRLWIARINAASRSLGLTYSRFMAGIKKAQIEIDRKVLADLAVNDPAAFASIVEKAKAQLAA
- the rpmI gene encoding 50S ribosomal protein L35, which produces MPKMKTKKSAAKRFRVRPGGTVKRGQAFKRHILTKKTTKNKRHLRGAVNVHDSNMGHMAQMLPFAGL
- the infC gene encoding translation initiation factor IF-3, which translates into the protein MANFFDRRTRNDERKHRLNREITAPEVRLNGPENEPLGIVSIQEALRMAGEADVDLVEISAQADPPVCRLMDYGKFKYQEQKKAHDAKQKQKVIEVKEIKFRPGTDEGDYQIKLRNLRRFLEEGDKGKVTLRFRGREITHQELGMRLLERVRDDLTDVSVVENMPKLEGRQMIMVLGPKKKK
- the thrS gene encoding threonine--tRNA ligase — translated: MISIQLPDGSKREFPQPVTVAEVAASIGTGLAKAALAGRVGQGDAARLVDTSYRIDGDTQLAIVTDKDADGLDIIRHSTAHLLAYAVKELFPEAQVTIGPTIEDGFYYDFAYKRPFTPEDLEAIEKKMGELAKKDEKVERKVLPRDEAVAYFKSLGEHYKAEIIESIPADQDVSLYSEGAFTDLCRGPHVPSTGKLKHFKLMKVAGAYWRGDHRNEQLQRVYGTAWTSKDDLQLYLTRLEEAEKRDHRKLGRELDLFHIDEHAPGVVFWHPKGWTVWQAVEQYMRQVYRDNGYQEVKGPQIIDKTLWEKTGHWDKYRENMFTTESEKRDYALKPMNCPGHILIFNQGIKSYRDLPIRYGEFGQCHRNEPTGGLHGIMRVRGFTQDDGHVFCTEDQILQECVDFTALLQKVYADFGFTDIIYKVATRPEKRIGSDEVWDKAENALMESLRATNSEFTIAPGDGAFYGPKIEYTLKDALGRHWQCGTIQVDFSMPERLGAEYVTESSDRKHPVMLHRAILGSLERFIGILIEQHAGALPVWLSPVQAVVLNITDAQADYAQEIAKTLQKQGLRVQLDLRNEKITYKIREHALQKVPYFIVVGDKEKADGTIAVRARGNQNLGVMSLDDFSLKISQDIASKA
- the aceA gene encoding isocitrate lyase, with the translated sequence MTQLTREQQIAALEKDWAENPRWKLVKRGYSAADVVRLRGSLQPEYTLAKRGAEKLWEKVNGGAKKGYVNAFGAITAGQAMQQAKAGLEAVYLSGWQVAADGNTSETMYPDQSLYAYDSVPTMVRRINNTFKRADEIQWGRGVNPGDEGFVDYFLPIVADAEAGFGGVLNAFELMKNMIAAGAAGVHFEDQLAAVKKCGHMGGKVLVPTREAIEKLIAARFAADVMGVPTIVLARTDAEAANLLTSDCDDNDKPFITGERTQEGFYRVKNGLEQAISRGVAYAPYADLVWCETGVPDIGFAREFAQAVHAACPGKLLSYNCSPSFNWKKNLNDSQIASFQEDLSALGYKYQFITLAGIHVNWYNTFQFAHAYARGEGMKHYVNMVQEPEFAAREKGYTFVSHQQEVGAGYFDDVTTVIQGGSSSVKALTGSTEEEQFH
- the prsT gene encoding XrtA/PEP-CTERM system TPR-repeat protein PrsT, yielding MLSPATQRPLSVRSAAWLTALLMSVAGHASGKSFYEDALQRYENKDYDGAIIQLKNALQKEPNQLAIQFQMGLALQQTGDAVGAEEALSEALRLGISRSEVVVPLAQTLVDQGRQREMLAHPQLQPSGLPDRVTQELLLVRARAWMDMGSAREALSSIQQARAIDPRQAESWLTEVPLRIRNGQFDLAMQAANRALELSPGDAEAYYVRGSVHHSEGRLGPAMADYEQALTLERGHREALVAKAGLQIDKKDWAAAQETLARLKESSPREPRGAYLRALLAQQQGRTDEARAALQEITRLVDPVPVNFLRFRPQTLMLNGLAHHGLGQWAKARQYLEAVLKIQPGSPAVRVVAGIHLKERNPAAAVPLLEAYLRAHPDDGMALTLLAAANLAQGKSARASRLLQEALTKEDRPEYRTALGLSFLQSGQQAEAMSELENAWRRDPKQLQAGMALANLYSRQGQHKEALKVSKELVKRHPEHAPLQSLLGDLQMKAGLAEEARKSYERAMSLAPDMAGPQLQLARLDVQAGQLDAAEKRLNDMLRESPRFSDAMAELARIHERRGRNDEALRWLLRARETSTKGDLRWNLALMEWHMRQGRLKDALEEGKIALAKQPESIPALLLHARIQLGLGDAPGARATLGSATRFAEFNANTLTEVAQLQFMAGDVDGAAYSLEKALSDTPEHLAAQSMMVQIELRRGNTAQAEARARQVIKQYPKNAAGHGLLGDVALSRNDLPQAVAAYRQAHQVEPSSVTTVALTGSLARMDARPEAVKIAQQRLKQAPRDLATRMTLGHLHAQMGRYADAAAVYREVVKQRPRHVEALNSLANALLKLNHPEALATARAAHELAPENPMVIDTLGWVFFKQGKFEEALPLLRDARLRAPGNAEIRYHLARVLTATGRKSEAKRELQEALRLATKFEGADDARALLQSLQ